Genomic window (Hippoglossus stenolepis isolate QCI-W04-F060 chromosome 11, HSTE1.2, whole genome shotgun sequence):
TGCCTGTCAGGAACGGTGAGTGTGACTTTGTCTCCCTCTAGTGGTGTAACAGCACCTTTTCTTCTGCTGACTCTTTATTAACTGTCTCTGCTCATTGTGTTATTATAACAGAAGCTTTTCATTGtgattcgtgtgtgtgtgtgtttgacctgtGGTGAGAACATCGTGTGCAGCTTGTTGAGACGTGCTGGCTTCTGTCTTCGTCTTTCTGTCCACGCAGAGAAAAGGACATTTATTGACAaacgtgtgtttttcttatttttccccAAGTGCACGAAAAGCGAAAGAGCCTCTTCATCAGTAACGTGAGTGTGCGATTGTTCCCGTTTCACAAATCTAATCCAcgttcatatttgtttttcaatagCTCATTAAAGCAGATATTTAATTTGCtgctttgtgttattttgaatgaaaagtGTGAGACGTCACATTCTCAGGTCTCATGCTGTGATTCTCGTTCCCAGCTGTGATGCCCCGACGTGTTTTATGTGGGTCAGACGAAAACATGTACACTCTAATaacactcactgtgtgtgtgtgtctgtgtgtgtgtgtgtgtgtgtgtagcatggAACGTTGAGGCGGAAGTACAGCTCCTGCTCCACCATCTTCCTGGACGACAACACCGTCAGCCAGCCCAACCTCAAATACACAATCAAATGGTtcgaacacaacaacaacaaataaccaACAACACAAATTCATGTATCTGCCTCATTCATATTAACACTTTCTGTTCCTTCTCTTTTCAGTGTAGCTCTGGCAATTTACTACCATATAAAGAACAGGTGAGAATCCTCAGTCGTTTCCACATCTCGACGATGTTTGATTCTGTATGTATACACAGAATTATATATACAATACATAGATGGGGAATTTAGTGATAAGACAAAATAAGACTTGATTAATCCCAGACTTCAGACTTGAaaggtttaaattaaatattaaaaatcaaCCATGCAACTGTTTTGTCTGGTTCCAGGGACACAGATGGAGGAATGCAGCTGGACATATTCGATGAAAAGCTTCACCCTCTCACAGTAAGATTCATCATTTCACTTTCCTTGTCATGGTTTGTAATCTTTGAACttccaaaatgaacaaaaagcctttttattAATCCTGGTATAAGTCATTACTCCAGTTTCTGTTATGTTTATgactttgttattgttttaatgcttATTTCTGTCTTATATTCTGGGTTTCGATTGTTTTTACCTTGTTCTCACCCTCCatcccttttcctttctctccctcttgtttccttgctctcctctttctttacCTTCCTCCCATCACCATctcatttcttcctctgctgctaaCTTTTCTCAAAATGTCCTTTCCCTTCCTCGCCCCTCCGCCCgttcctcccctccttccccgGCCGTCACACCttcccctcatcctctcttttAACGTCTCTCCTCCCGTCCTCCAGAAATCGGAGTTGCCGCCCGACTACGACCAACAAGACCCGGAGCAGCGGCACATCTACCGCTTCGTCAGGACGCTGTTCAGCTCCGCCCAGCTCACCGCCGAGTGCGCCATCGTCACACTGGTGAGATTCTTAACCCCCCTCgtcgtccacacacacacacacacacacagacacacacagttttgcCTGCAGGGGGAACGTGCAGCCTGATGCATTGAGACAAGTCAGGGATGTGTGTAAATTGATGATGTGACTGTGCCTCCGAAATCCCACATTGTCCCTGAGTGTCGCTGAGACTCCGACAGCAGCGATGAATGTAGGatgtcacagaggaaacagaattTATTCCTCCTGACGGCACCACGGAGCGATCACGAGCTCCTCCACCTTACTGAGAACTTTGTGGGTCACGATGCTGACAGATCCCAGAGTGGAAACCTTTACCGTCACTTTTGAGATGAACGTATTTGCTCTTCTTCGTCTATTTGAATCATTTCTTTGCATGTGTGGGGGGTGTAGGTTTACCTGGAGAGGCTCCTGACGTACGCAGAGCTCGACATCGGCCCGGGGAACTGGAAGAGGATTGTTCTGGGCGCCATCCTGCTGGCGTCCAAGGTCTGGGACGACCAGGCCGTCTGGAACGTGGACTACTGCCAGATCCTCAAGGACATCACTGTGGAGGACATGTGAGTGACAGGTGGCTGGAGGTCGTGAAGAAATGCGAGGGACATTAAGTTCAGGATTAGAAATCATATCAGGATTAGATGTGGAGGGATAATCTCGAAGATGAATCCCTGACAAGGATAAAATGCTTTTTCCTGTAGATTGTGTTTTACATGCAGAATAGAGGACAGACAAATGGGTTTTTAGAAATGAATGCATACGAATCCCAGGACAGGATCAGATGAAATGAGGACGACGTCCCGTTCGGTATCTACAGAGGTTTACTTTGAAAGGCCTTGGGCTCAGTGTGGTGATGCAGAACCTTTTGTGAATCCTCCTCGTGAACAGGAACGAGTTGGAGCGACAGtttctggagctgctgcagttcaACATCAACGTGCCGTCCAGTGTCTACGCCAAGTATTACTTTGACCTGCGGTCGCTCGCCGAGTCCAACAACCTCAGCTTCCCCCTGGAGCCGCTCGGCCGGGACAAGGCCCACAAACTGGAGCAGGagccttttattgttttttaatatttgtgttgtaAATCTTTCTTTTCCTAACCCGCGACAGGCTTTTCTTTGTGGTACCTATTGGTTAAGAAGAAAGTTTTCACCTAGATTCCCTCACTCTCTAGAATAAAGAATTCCCAAGAATAACCGGACAGATTCTATAAAACCTTAATACTCAAATATACATAATTTTAgttattgaaatgtgtgtgtgtagcagtttTATTGGAGTTGATAaaagctcctcctctctccaggctATGTCCCGACTCGTCGACGACCGGTACAACGACGTGCGGAGAAAGGCCAGGAAGCGCTCGGCCAGCGTGGACAATCTCTGTGGGATCCGATGGGTTCCGGCGATTCTCTCCTAACCACTAATCAACTGCCATTTACCACAGACGCTCACCGGGTGGAAAACGTTACAGACACAGGTTGATGGGGAAAGAGAGACGAAGTGGAAGTGGAACAGTGTCTGAACCTGGAATCAGCCTCTGGGCCGCACGTCCTCAGACGGTGGCCCACGTCTGTACTCGTGGCCGACGTGGTGAACTCCGGAGAGACTCCGACGCCTTCACAGTGCCTCAGCTCAGCAGCgacagagagaaggaagttCCCGGTTTGTTCCACCGCCGGTGACTTCTCCTGACGGCAGAGTGAACCTGCCTTAATGCAAAGACTTCAACGACCTGCCTTTCAGACGTTATTTATTTCAACCCCGGTGTTTTTTTTCGACTTTTCAGCCGCTGCAGTCGTCTGATCCCCTAAcatttcaaaaactttttgGAATTTGTACCCgactatttatttttcctttgacAAGTCTTAGAGTAATAAAAGTGTtagcaagttttttttttctctggaaATCTTTGTCGTTCGAGGTTCACGGTGTTTCTAGCGTCGCTCTTGTTACTCAGGTCTGTGTCGTCCGGTCAATCAAACACTCGGTGACGTGAAATCTACAGCGGGAGACGTTTCCCCCAGTTTGAGATTCAGCTGATTTTGGTTTTatctgaacatttctttaagtTTCAGCAGTTTATCAATTTTTTCCTGGAGCCATGTTGAAATTTCGAAGCAGCACAGAAGCTCAGAGTGGAGTTAACGCAGCTTTCTGTCGACACCTAGTGGATATTTGAGGAACCTACCACTTCAGGTTTGGAGAATGTTAAAGGGACAATTCACCCAAAGTGGAGATTGaatagttttatttctttccttcattCAAGAAGTTCCAATGAACAGAACATCTCAAAACAAACAGTCGAAAGAATGCCTAAATAAAGCTGGACTCAAATACtcacactcgtaaatatcaggCTCCtaaatttgatttcttttcatcgagatccataaattattccctgggaaatatGTGAAACTatcaaaaacaatgttaaagaaagagaaaaccgAAAatcctccacaaaatgtcaattTCTTTCTGTGGAGTAGTTTTCATGCTTCACCCCTCTacaaaatgtcaatattttagTTATTCccaaagaagaaatgaaaaaatagaaTCCTGGATCTGTCGTTTTGTCCGGATCTGTGCTACAATATGAATGAATCCTTCAcaatgtgtaaatgttgtgGTAGTTTTGTGTtctcctgctgacagacacacaaagaaacagggACGGAAACACAACCTCATCGGTGGAGGAGGTAATAAAACCTGCAAGATGTTAAACCTTCTAGATGTCAGTGAGGAAAACGTGCAAAGGTAAAAACGAGGGGAGCTgattacaaatgtatttaaagttaaataaagtaaaagttcaACTTTAAACTCACAGAATAATCACAGGTCTGACATGAAGAGCACAACCTGCAGTTCAGtctgggttttattttattttccgtGTTAAAGAGCCTGAGAATAGAACATGACTCCgttcatttagaaaataaaaacatctccagGCTCATAAGTGTCACGTTCACTGACAGATGCACCAGAGTCTTTATTTTACGACTGATCCCTTCGTGTTTATGTCTCAGTGAACAAATAGTTTCTTGAATAAATCCATAAAAAGTGGGTTTTTTCTAGAGTACGACTACAGAGCAAAGTGAAACAGGACGTTCACACAAGGTCAACTTTTCAACTGCGGACGCAACCAAAGAAAAACGGCACAAACGTGGGTGTGAACCAACGACCGTGTTTCCCTCAGAGTCGATGAGAGGATAAAGAGAGAAAGTCACTTTATTGTTGACCGAGCACAAAGATATTCATTCGTCGTAAAAAATTAAAAGAGGAAAATTATACATCATTTTCCTGCACTTGTTTAAAGTCTAAGAAAACCTTGCTGAGCCAAGAACTGCTGAAGTATTtacaatttatatttttattgtatttccaTCATGCATCTGATTTGAAGTTAATCTCTTCTGGCAAATAACTGATCAGAACTGAAGCAGCACAATTATTTTGCTAATTAACTTTGTACAGTAAAAGAGTGAGAACGGAGCCAGGACCATTGTGACTCATTTATATTGTTGACTTGTGTttctaataaaagaaaaatgctcTTGTCTAATAACGCCGAGTCTTCAATAAATCGATCTGGAGATTTTCTGC
Coding sequences:
- the LOC118117717 gene encoding cyclin-Y isoform X2, which gives rise to MGSTTSCCVSASPKLRRNAHSRLESYHQESDLSREETGCNLQHISDRENVDELNMEYNPSDHPRASTIFLSKSQNDVHEKRKSLFISNHGTLRRKYSSCSTIFLDDNTVSQPNLKYTIKCVALAIYYHIKNRDTDGGMQLDIFDEKLHPLTKSELPPDYDQQDPEQRHIYRFVRTLFSSAQLTAECAIVTLVYLERLLTYAELDIGPGNWKRIVLGAILLASKVWDDQAVWNVDYCQILKDITVEDMNELERQFLELLQFNINVPSSVYAKYYFDLRSLAESNNLSFPLEPLGRDKAHKLEAMSRLVDDRYNDVRRKARKRSASVDNLCGIRWVPAILS
- the LOC118117717 gene encoding cyclin-Y isoform X1, which codes for MGSTTSCCVSASPKLRRNAHSRLESYHQESDLSREETGCNLQHISDRENVDELNMEYNPSDHPRASTIFLSKSQNDEVPVRNVHEKRKSLFISNHGTLRRKYSSCSTIFLDDNTVSQPNLKYTIKCVALAIYYHIKNRDTDGGMQLDIFDEKLHPLTKSELPPDYDQQDPEQRHIYRFVRTLFSSAQLTAECAIVTLVYLERLLTYAELDIGPGNWKRIVLGAILLASKVWDDQAVWNVDYCQILKDITVEDMNELERQFLELLQFNINVPSSVYAKYYFDLRSLAESNNLSFPLEPLGRDKAHKLEAMSRLVDDRYNDVRRKARKRSASVDNLCGIRWVPAILS